The window ATGCAAAACTCCTCAGCCCTGGTGCTAGATTGCATCGGTCTTGTGCAAAACCCCTTAGGCCTAGTGCTAAATCCCACAGCTCTGGTGCAAAATTCCTGCTATGAATGCAAAACCCCTCAGTCCCTGTGCAAACCCCACTGGTCCCGAGGCAAACCCTTTGGCCCAATTTTGAACCCCACTTTTCCCCCTAGCCCCACCCCACATGGACGACCAACTCTGCCCCCCAACCCACACCTGGACGGAGGGCCAGGAGGTGAATCAGTGGTGCCGTGCACGAGGAAAACCCGACCCAGTGGTGACGTGTCACAAGGATGGCACTATCATCCTCATGCGACAGCCGTGTGTCGTCAGCCGGAACCACAGCGGGACGTATTGGTGCAGCGCCAGCAACGCCTTGGGCACGATTGGACGGAGCGTCAGTGTGACAGTGGAGTGTgagtggagggggggggggtacATGTGGGGCGGTGACACAGCTGGGACGGTGAGCACATGGAATGGTGACACAcgggggggtgggggatggGGTGACAAATGTGGGATGGTGACACACATAGggatgggggcattgggggtgGAGGTGACACACGTGGGGCTGGGCACAGGGGGTTGGTGGTTGCACATGTGGGACAGTGACGCATGTGGGGATGGGTGTATGGAGTGGAGGTTGACACACATGGGGTGCTGACACCGCTTTCTGCCCCAGACTGGGACATCAACGTGGGCCTTTTGGTGGCGCTGGCGGTGGTGGCGGTGGTGCTGGCTGCAGTTGGGGCTGCTCTGTACCGCCTGTATTACCGTAAGAAGAAGATCCGTCAGTACgagctgcagaaggagcagcagcgcCTCTTGGCTTTGGGGGGCTTCTCggatggggctgcagcctcCTCAAATGGGTCAGCGCCAGTGACACAAGCGTAGCACCCATGGGTGCCGGGTGGGAACGTCCCATGGGACGCTCGGAGGGGTGAGCAGACTGACAGCAGTGTGATGGGGGTGGTGGTACCCAGTGGGGGACATCTATAGGGACACAACCAGTGGTACCTGATGGGGGACATCTATAGGGACACACAGCTAGCGGTAGCCTGTGAGTGACACGGATGGGGACACAACCTCTGGCCCAGGGACACCACAGTGGTGTTACCCAGTGGGTGAGGACAGGTGTCACGCTGACTTCGTGCTGTCCCCCCAACACCTGGCTGGCCCAGGGTGGGGGGGCCACAGTGGGTTCTGGTGATGAAGGTGAGGATGATGAGGGTGCAGGGGGTGTGTGCCGATAAAAAGTGGGGGTGACAACTGTGGTGTCCCCCCCAGACTCTTCGCTTTGCTTCCACCGCCGGCCCCAGGTGCCATCGGGGCTGTACTGGgggggcaggggctgctgagTGGCACCAAGTGGGGGGTGGGGGTAGGGGGAGGAGTTTGGGACCAGGCCGTGGCTCCACTTTCGTCCTTCTcaataaaaattttatttttaatttgcattccTTGCCTCCTTCCCCCCCTTCCCAATAACCTCcataaaatgcaaagcaaagcagttaaAAAACGGCATTGGCCACAAATTGGGCTGAATCCAACACCAACCCATGGGGATGGAGCAATGACACCAGCGTTGCTCCTTGGGGACATTTGGTGACATCCAGCACCATTCCTTGGAGACAGTTTGGTGACATCCAAGTCTGTTCCTTGAGGACAGTTTATGTGACATCTAACACTGTTCTTTGGGGACAATATGGTGACATTCAACACTGTTAATTGAGGACATCCAACAGCACAGTGACATCCAACGCTGTTTCTTGGGCACATCCAACACCATTTCTTGGGGACATACGACGACAACCAACACAGCTTCTTGCGGACAATATGATGACAGTCACCACCACCCCCACGGGCACAGCATGGTGACCCCCACCACCATCCCTCGGGCCAGGTGTCACCACACTGTTTCCACCTCCATGTGCTCTGGGGGTCCCGGGTGCCGAGGTTCCTCAGGTGGGGGTGAGAGGGATCCCAAACAGCTCCCGTTGTCCCCCACTGTCCCCCCGGTGCAGGCGGGAGGCCTCAGAGGAGCCCTCAGCATCACGCACGTTGTACTCTCCCTTCTTGCAGGCAGTGGTCTTCATGTAATAAATGCCCCATGCAGCCGCTGCCAGCACGGTGACAGAacccagcagggacagggacagcagcagggacagccgGCTCTCTGCGGGGACAGCGGAACGACGGTGTGGCACCGGTGGCTTCAACACCATGCCAACAACACTCCAGTGACACTTCAACTGTGGCACCTTCGTGGTGATGGCACGCAGGGGAGACCGCAGCGGTGACATCGACACCCCACTGGTGACACCACCCCTCTGTCCCCCAGGGCTCACCATCCACGCTCACCACCACGCTGCCCACGCGCCGGCCGTGCCGGTTGACAGCCATGCAGGTGTAGCGGCCGCGATTGACGGCCGCCGCGTTCTCCACCTCTACCGACCGGTTGTCGGCCCCGAAGCGCAGGTTGGGGGCAGGGGGCAGCGCCCACCCAAAGGTGGGAGTCGGGACGCCCTCGGCGCCGCACTCCACGCTGAAGCTGCTGCCGTGGCTCACGTTGGGGGACGGCAGCACGCGGAGGGTGAGGGCTGCAGGACTGTCTGTGCGGGAGGGAAAACCCAAAAGGGCCCCTTTGAGCCCCAAAACATCCCCTcgctttcccttcttttcccttccagccTCAAGCCGTCCCCCAGAAATGGCGATCCGGGAACCCAAACCCATCggtttccttcttttctgatCCTCCAAACCTCAAAGCCCCCATTTTTAAACCCCCCAAAACCCCGATTTTTACCCCCTAAATCACCAACACCTCATTTTTTAcaccccccaaaacccccaaCCTCCAATTTTTACCCCCCTACCTCCTATTTTTATCCCTCTTATAACCCCATGTTTACCTTTCaattcccccatttccccccccaaaacccccaaCTTCCCCATCTTTACCTCCAACCCCTCATTTTTTACCCCCAGAAACCCCCAAGTCCCCCATCTTTACCCCAACTCCTCATTTTACTCCCTCCCAAAACCCCCACCCCCAAATCACCCCTCCCAGGCCctccccccatcaccccactcACACTCCACAGTGATGGTGACATTCTGCAGTGCCGTGCCATGCACGTTGGTGGCCTGGCATTGGTAGGTGCCGGCGTGGGCACGGGTGACATTGGCACTGCcagggggggggtgggggtccCCCAGTTTGGAGCAAGCTACACTGGGGGGGGGATTCCCACTGGCGTTGCATTCCAGCTCCGCCGCTGTGCCCTCCACCCACAGCCGCCGCGCTGGGCAGTCGGCATCGCCAATGCTGGGTTGGTctgaggggaggaaggggaaccATGATGGCACCGACAGCGGCACCGGCACGGTCACGGTGTTCCTGGGTGTTCATGGCATCCCTGGCTTGGTCATGGTAGGGTCACGACATTCCCAACTTGGTAGAGCCATGGCATCTCCACTTTGGCCACAGTGTGGATGTGACACTCCTAATACGAACATGGTGACATCCTTGGCATGGGTATGGCAATCTGGGCACAAACGCAGCATCCCTGGCACGATGACGGTGGCACTACTGGCACAGACACGGCATCCCTGACCCGGTCACAACGGCACCCCTGGCCCAGACACAACGGCACTCCCCGCACAAACTCAGCACCCCATTTCCCCACTCACACTCGACGGTGACGTCGACGCTGCGCCGCGCCGACCCGTGCCGGTTGGTGGCAGTGCAGACGTAACGCCCGGCGTCGCTGCGGCTGACGGTGCGGCCATCCTCATCCCCCGGGGGTCTCCCATGGCGGGCGCAGTGCGTGGTGGGCGTGGGGTCCCCATCGGCGCTGCACGGCAGCTCCCAGCGCTGCCCTTCCAGCCACGTGCGGTGCGCCGGGCAGCCGAGCTCCGACAGCGAGGGCTCATCTGGGGGTAAGGGAGGTGAGGAGGGAAGCATGGGGTCATCGAATCGTGGGATCGGTGAGTTGTGGGATCAACAGAAGGTGGAATTGGAGACTCACGGGATCACCGAATCACTGAATCACGGGATCAGCAAATCGCGGGATCGCACAATCGCATAATTAATTAGAGACTCCCATAATCACATAATTACAGAACTACAATTTCCAGTTGGGACCTCAAGGTTCCCCCCAATTTTGCCCCCTGCCTATTTGGTACCCAAATCCCACCCAGCCAACTGTGGGATCCCCTCAgactccccccccccacctcaaGAGGAAGAATTTCACCCCACATCGGACCCAAATCTGCCCCTTTTAGCCCCAAGCCAATCCCCCTCACCCCACATTCCTACCTTCCCCAATAAAATATGTCCATATTTGGCATCACCCAGACCCACAACTAACCTGAGCCCCCCCAATGCCACCACCCCATTCATCCCTAATGCCCCCTGCAGTGCCCCCCACTCGCCCCACTCACACTCCACACGGACGGTGACAATGCGGCTCCGTGTCCCCACGCTGTTGGTGGCATTGCAGTGGTAGATCCCGGCGTGGGACCGGGTGACCAGGATGGGTCCAGCGGTGCTGGGGGGGTCACCGCGGTGGGTGCAGGTGACGATGGGTGTGGGGTTACCAGCGGCCCCACAGGAGAGAGTTTCCCTTGTGCCCTCCAACCATGtgagggatgtggggcaggaggTAGAGTCCATCTCAGGGGGGtctggggaagaaaatgtgatgggaggaggggggtcggggggatgggatggatgcaGGGTTGGATGGACACGGGAGGAGTGAGATGGGAGGAGTGGGGCGAGATGGAGATGGGATAGGATAGGATTGGGAGGGTGGGGTTGGGGTGGAAGGGGGGGTGGAGGGTGAGGGGTTGGATGGAGACAGAGGTGAAAATGTATGTGGAATGGGACGGAGGCGAGGAACGGGAATTGGCATTGAGATGAGAATGAGGACAGAATAGGGATGGCGATGGGACAGGAAGGGGACCACCCCAAAcattccccctcctccccactcTCGTCCCAACCGCATATGGGGCCAACAGGGACCACGGCAGGGACTTACAGAGCACCGTCAGCCTCCCCTCGGCTTCTTTGGTCACCACGTCGTCCCCCAGGGCCAGGCGGGCGCTGCACCCAAACCAGCGCCCATCGTCCTCCCGCTGGGGCACCACGCGCAGCTCCAGCGCTGGCTGGGGACCCTCGGCCAGGACCCCGCCATCGGCATCACGCAGCTGCAGCCGCACCGAGGGGGGGTCGGCAGGCGCCGAGCGGCACCAAACCGACACCGGGAGACCCGCAGGCACCGGGCTCAGCTCCAGGGTGGGTGCTGGGAATCCTATGGGGTGAGAGGGGGGCTGGGGTGATCAGGGTGGGAGGGGTggctgtgggatttggggttttggggtggagCGCACATGGGGGTGGTGGTCTGGGGGTTGCAGGTGGGAGGTGGCAGTGGTGGGGTGCCCCATGGGATTGGGGGGTGGATTTTGGAAGCCTTaagtcatggaatcattaaggatgGGGAAGATCTCTATGGCCCTAAGTCCAACCATCTGATCCATTTCGGGTTGCGTGCTGGGGTGGGATCTCAGGGTTGGGGTCTCGGGAtttggatctatggggctgggatccACAAGATTCAGTTCTGTCCATACGGTAAACGTGGATCAGCGCCCGTGCCGTCTGTTCTGCTGCGCCCACAGCGGCGGTGCAGCTGAGCTCGCGGTGCCCCACGGTGCGGGCGTTGATCTGAGCCACGGCCATCACTGCCTCCGCTGTCGCCGTCACCTCCGTCTCCAAAGGGTCCCCATCCAGCGCCAGCACCACGCGGGTCTCCTCCACCGGGAAGGCGCCCAGCACGCGGCAGCTGCTGGCCGCTGCGGTGTCGGCTTCAAGGTGCGGAGGGGAGAACAGCTGGGGGGGATCTGGGAGGGCTGGGGCAGGGGGGGAGGCATTGTGAGGGGGGCTGAGAGCCACAGGCGAGAGCATAGGGGGGTGGGGATGGAAATGGGGATGAAATTGGGATGGAAATGGGAttggatgggaatggggatgaCATGGTGATCGTGATGGGATTAGATTGGGATTGGAATTGGATCTTGTTTGAAATTGGGATAGAGATTGGAATTAAGATTGGAATAGGGACATGGATTGGGACTGGATCAGAGATTGGGATCCCGTGGTGCTGCCCTCACCGTACACCGATAGCCGGATGGGCGCCGCGGCGCGGGCGAAGAGCGGCCCATGCGGGCGCAGGGAGAGCTCGGCGTGGCAGCGCACCGGCTGGCCGTGGTCGCCGGGCCCGGCGGTCAGCGCGTGGCTGACGGTGACGGCGGCGCtgccgggggcggcggggaagctgtgggtgctgagGGTCTCTGTGCCGCGACGCAGCGTCACCGTCAGGTTGGCCAGCGGGGCGCACTCGGCCACGTGGCACCGCAGGGTCACCGCGGCACCCACTGGCACCGCCGGCACCGCGTCCAAATGCACCCAGTCTGGCTGCTCttatgagggcagagcagagcggggagagGGGGGCGTCGCAGATCTGCCTGCAGCCAATCCCAACCCTAtatcccatcccaatcccaacATACCATCCCAATCCtaaccccaatcccaaccctaTACCCCATCCTCCCCGTCCCAATCCCAGCCCCATGAGAGTGCTGGCCCAACCACATCCCCATCCAAATCCCATTCCCAACCCTAtatcccatcccaatcccatcccatccctatcCCCACCCCAATCCCAGTCCCATCCCAATCCCCCCCACTCCAATTCCATCCTACCCCACTCCCAATCGCACCCAAAGCCAATCACGCCCCAatccccatccctccccagtCCCAATCCCCCCATCTCACTGTACACGAtgatggcagtgctgctgttggcaCTGCTGTCCCCGCACTGCGCTCGGCACAGCGCCGGCTCCGGCTCCCATTCGGTGATGTTGGTGAGGACGAAGGTCCTCCAGCGGCggccgcccggcccggcggtGCTGCCCAGCGCCCAGCTCAGCTCCGGTGGCACCGCGAGACCCGGGCAGAAACCGCGACTGCAGTTGATGGGCACCGAACCGCCGAACGGAACCACGGCGACACGCGGCCACGAGC of the Lagopus muta isolate bLagMut1 unplaced genomic scaffold, bLagMut1 primary scaffold_150, whole genome shotgun sequence genome contains:
- the ICAM5 gene encoding intercellular adhesion molecule 5 isoform X3, producing the protein MAAPQAAAKLLPPLLLALAAPSATFWVRSWPRVAVVPFGGSVPINCSRGFCPGLAVPPELSWALGSTAGPGGRRWRTFVLTNITEWEPEPALCRAQCGDSSANSSTAIIVYKQPDWVHLDAVPAVPVGAAVTLRCHVAECAPLANLTVTLRRGTETLSTHSFPAAPGSAAVTVSHALTAGPGDHGQPVRCHAELSLRPHGPLFARAAAPIRLSVYALPDPPQLFSPPHLEADTAAASSCRVLGAFPVEETRVVLALDGDPLETEVTATAEAVMAVAQINARTVGHRELSCTAAVGAAEQTARALIHVYRFPAPTLELSPVPAGLPVSVWCRSAPADPPSVRLQLRDADGGVLAEGPQPALELRVVPQREDDGRWFGCSARLALGDDVVTKEAEGRLTVLYPPEMDSTSCPTSLTWLEGTRETLSCGAAGNPTPIVTCTHRGDPPSTAGPILVTRSHAGIYHCNATNSVGTRSRIVTVRVEYEPSLSELGCPAHRTWLEGQRWELPCSADGDPTPTTHCARHGRPPGDEDGRTVSRSDAGRYVCTATNRHGSARRSVDVTVEYQPSIGDADCPARRLWVEGTAAELECNASGNPPPSVACSKLGDPHPPPGSANVTRAHAGTYQCQATNVHGTALQNVTITVEWALLGFPSRTDSPAALTLRVLPSPNVSHGSSFSVECGAEGVPTPTFGWALPPAPNLRFGADNRSVEVENAAAVNRGRYTCMAVNRHGRRVGSVVVSVDESRLSLLLSLSLLGSVTVLAAAAWGIYYMKTTACKKGEYNVRDAEGSSEASRLHRGDSGGQRELFGIPLTPT
- the ICAM5 gene encoding intercellular adhesion molecule 5 isoform X1, which codes for MGHGTLLWIWGPGLLLGLFGSGILLWGQGPTLDQRPHLGLGSHPDPSIPFGSVVSHWSEGPIWGLPAPSATFWVRSWPRVAVVPFGGSVPINCSRGFCPGLAVPPELSWALGSTAGPGGRRWRTFVLTNITEWEPEPALCRAQCGDSSANSSTAIIVYKQPDWVHLDAVPAVPVGAAVTLRCHVAECAPLANLTVTLRRGTETLSTHSFPAAPGSAAVTVSHALTAGPGDHGQPVRCHAELSLRPHGPLFARAAAPIRLSVYALPDPPQLFSPPHLEADTAAASSCRVLGAFPVEETRVVLALDGDPLETEVTATAEAVMAVAQINARTVGHRELSCTAAVGAAEQTARALIHVYRFPAPTLELSPVPAGLPVSVWCRSAPADPPSVRLQLRDADGGVLAEGPQPALELRVVPQREDDGRWFGCSARLALGDDVVTKEAEGRLTVLYPPEMDSTSCPTSLTWLEGTRETLSCGAAGNPTPIVTCTHRGDPPSTAGPILVTRSHAGIYHCNATNSVGTRSRIVTVRVEYEPSLSELGCPAHRTWLEGQRWELPCSADGDPTPTTHCARHGRPPGDEDGRTVSRSDAGRYVCTATNRHGSARRSVDVTVEYQPSIGDADCPARRLWVEGTAAELECNASGNPPPSVACSKLGDPHPPPGSANVTRAHAGTYQCQATNVHGTALQNVTITVEWALLGFPSRTDSPAALTLRVLPSPNVSHGSSFSVECGAEGVPTPTFGWALPPAPNLRFGADNRSVEVENAAAVNRGRYTCMAVNRHGRRVGSVVVSVDESRLSLLLSLSLLGSVTVLAAAAWGIYYMKTTACKKGEYNVRDAEGSSEASRLHRGDSGGQRELFGIPLTPT
- the ICAM5 gene encoding intercellular adhesion molecule 5 isoform X4, yielding MGHGTLLWIWGPGLLLGLFGSGILLWGQGPTLDQRPHLGLGSHPDPSIPFGSVVSHWSEGPIWGLPAPSATFWVRSWPRVAVVPFGGSVPINCSRGFCPGLAVPPELSWALGSTAGPGGRRWRTFVLTNITEWEPEPALCRAQCGDSSANSSTAIIVYKQPDWVHLDAVPAVPVGAAVTLRCHVAECAPLANLTVTLRRGTETLSTHSFPAAPGSAAVTVSHALTAGPGDHGQPVRCHAELSLRPHGPLFARAAAPIRLSVYALPDPPQLFSPPHLEADTAAASSCRVLGAFPVEETRVVLALDGDPLETEVTATAEAVMAVAQINARTVGHRELSCTAAVGAAEQTARALIHVYRFPAPTLELSPVPAGLPVSVWCRSAPADPPSVRLQLRDADGGVLAEGPQPALELRVVPQREDDGRWFGCSARLALGDDVVTKEAEGRLTVLYPPEMDSTSCPTSLTWLEGTRETLSCGAAGNPTPIVTCTHRGDPPSTAGPILVTRSHAGIYHCNATNSVGTRSRIVTVRVEYEPSLSELGCPAHRTWLEGQRWELPCSADGDPTPTTHCARHGRPPGDEDGRTVSRSDAGRYVCTATNRHGSARRSVDVTVEYSPAALTLRVLPSPNVSHGSSFSVECGAEGVPTPTFGWALPPAPNLRFGADNRSVEVENAAAVNRGRYTCMAVNRHGRRVGSVVVSVDESRLSLLLSLSLLGSVTVLAAAAWGIYYMKTTACKKGEYNVRDAEGSSEASRLHRGDSGGQRELFGIPLTPT
- the ICAM5 gene encoding intercellular adhesion molecule 5 isoform X2 translates to MGHGTLLWIWGPGLLLGLFGSGILLWGQGPTLDQRPHLGLGSHPDPSIPFGSVVSHWSEGPIWGLPAPSATFWVRSWPRVAVVPFGGSVPINCSRGFCPGLAVPPELSWALGSTAGPGGRRWRTFVLTNITEWEPEPALCRAQCGDSSANSSTAIIVYKQPDWVHLDAVPAVPVGAAVTLRCHVAECAPLANLTVTLRRGTETLSTHSFPAAPGSAAVTVSHALTAGPGDHGQPVRCHAELSLRPHGPLFARAAAPIRLSVYALPDPPQLFSPPHLEADTAAASSCRVLGAFPVEETRVVLALDGDPLETEVTATAEAVMAVAQINARTVGHRELSCTAAVGAAEQTARALIHVYRFPAPTLELSPVPAGLPVSVWCRSAPADPPSVRLQLRDADGGVLAEGPQPALELRVVPQREDDGRWFGCSARLALGDDVVTKEAEGRLTVLYPPEMDSTSCPTSLTWLEGTRETLSCGAAGNPTPIVTCTHRGDPPSTAGPILVTRSHAGIYHCNATNSVGTRSRIVTVRVEYEPSLSELGCPAHRTWLEGQRWELPCSADGDPTPTTHCARHGRPPGDEDGRTVSRSDAGRYVCTATNRHGSARRSVDVTVEYQPSIGDADCPARRLWVEGTAAELECNASGNPPPSVACSKLGDPHPPPGSANVTRAHAGTYQCQATNVHGTALQNVTITVEYSPAALTLRVLPSPNVSHGSSFSVECGAEGVPTPTFGWALPPAPNLRFGADNRSVEVENAAAVNRGRYTCMAVNRHGRRVGSVVVSVDESRLSLLLSLSLLGSVTVLAAAAWGIYYMKTTACKKGEYNVRDAEGSSEASRLHRGDSGGQRELFGIPLTPT
- the ICAM5 gene encoding intercellular adhesion molecule 5 isoform X5, with product MGHGTLLWIWGPGLLLGLFGSGILLWGQGPTLDQRPHLGLGSHPDPSIPFGSVVSHWSEGPIWGLPAPSATFWVRSWPRVAVVPFGGSVPINCSRGFCPGLAVPPELSWALGSTAGPGGRRWRTFVLTNITEWEPEPALCRAQCGDSSANSSTAIIVYKQPDWVHLDAVPAVPVGAAVTLRCHVAECAPLANLTVTLRRGTETLSTHSFPAAPGSAAVTVSHALTAGPGDHGQPVRCHAELSLRPHGPLFARAAAPIRLSVYALPDPPQLFSPPHLEADTAAASSCRVLGAFPVEETRVVLALDGDPLETEVTATAEAVMAVAQINARTVGHRELSCTAAVGAAEQTARALIHVYRFPAPTLELSPVPAGLPVSVWCRSAPADPPSVRLQLRDADGGVLAEGPQPALELRVVPQREDDGRWFGCSARLALGDDVVTKEAEGRLTVLYPPEMDSTSCPTSLTWLEGTRETLSCGAAGNPTPIVTCTHRGDPPSTAGPILVTRSHAGIYHCNATNSVGTRSRIVTVRVEYEPSLSELGCPAHRTWLEGQRWELPCSADGDPTPTTHCARHGRPPGDEDGRTVSRSDAGRYVCTATNRHGSARRSVDVTVEYQPSIGDADCPARRLWVEGTAAELECNASGNPPPSVACSKLGDPHPPPGSANVTRAHAGTYQCQATNVHGTALQNVTITVEFLQPSPSACCRPPT